The genomic stretch GCATCGCGGAAATGTCGAACGGCAACCTCTACACGGCCAAGGCCAATGTGAAGGTCACGATCGGCGGCTGCGGCGGCTAGTCGCGTTTGGTTCGGCAACAGCAAATATTCAGGCGAGGAATTTTCATATGGCCAATGCTCCCACCCCGCGCGTCCGCGTCCCGGCCCAGGCGAAGCCCGGCGAAGTGATCGAGATCAAGACGCTGATCTCGCACGAAATGGAATCCGGTCAGCGCAAGGACGCCTCCGGCAAGGTCGTGCCGCGCAAGATCATCAACACCTTCACGGCCGAGTTCAACGGCAAGCAGTTCTTCGAAGCCGACTGGAATCCGGCGATCTCGGCCAATCCGTATCAGTCGTTCTACTACAAGGCCGCCGAGACCGGCGAATTCACCTTCACCTGGAAGGATGACGATGGATCGAATTATGTGGCGAAGAAGAAGATGACGGTGGCCTGATCGCCATCGGCCATCTGCGACCGCGCGACGAGGCGCAACGCCGCGCGCGCGGGCGCCGCTGCCCAATGCAAGCGGCGCGGACCACAATGAAACCAAGGGTGAAACGATGATCTCGAGGCGGGAATTCCTGCAGGCGACCGCGGCTGCGTCGGCGCTGACGCTCGGCAGCGGCCTCGGCCAGCTCGGACAGGTCGCGGCGCAGCAGCGGCTGACCCAGGCCGATATCACGCGGTTCGATCCGCTCGGCACCGTCACCATCCTACATGTGACCGATATCCATGCCCAGCTGGTGCCGCTGCATTTCCGCGAACCCTCGGTCAATCTCGGCGTCGGCGACGCCAAGGGCCAGCCGCCACATCTAACCGACGCGGCGTTTCGCGAATATTTCAAGATCGCCACCGGCTCGCCCGACGCCTTCGCGCTGACCGCCGATGATTTCGTCCAGCTGGCGCGCAATTACGGCCGGATGGGCGGCATGGACCGCATCGCCACGCTGATCGGCGCGGTGCGCGCCGAACGCGGCGACGGCAATGTGCTGCTGCTCGACGGCGGCGATTCCTGGCAGGGCAGCTGGAGTTCGCTGCAGACCAAGGGCCAGGACATGATCGACGTGATGTCGGCCCTGAAGCTCGACGCCATGACCGGCCATTGGGAATTCACCTACGGCGCCGACCGCGTCAAGCAAGTCGCCGACACCGCGCCGTTCGCGTTCCTGGCGCAGAATGTCCGCGACGCTGAATGGCAGGAACCCGTCTTTGAGGCGAAGAAGATTTTCGAGCGCGGCGGCGCCAAGATCGCGGTGATCGGCCAGGCTCTGCCGCGCACCGCCGTCGCCAATCCGCGCTGGATGTTTCCGAATTGGGAATTCGGCATTCGCGAGGACGACATCCAGAAGCAGGTCGACGAGGCGCGCGCCGACGGTGCTGCGATCGTGGTGCTGCTGTCGCATAACGGCTTCGACGTCGACCGCAAGCTGGCGGGGCGGGTCAAAGGCATCGACGTTATTCTCACGGGCCACACCCATGACGCGATGCCGGGCCTGATCCGGGTCGGCGACACCATGCTGGTGGCGTCGGGCTCGCACGGCAAATTCGTCTCGCGGCTCGATCTCGCCGTCAAGGACAACAAGGTCGCCGACATCCGCTTCAAGCTGATGCCGGTGTTCGCCGACGCGATCAAGCCGGATCCCGAAATGGCGAAGCTGGTGGAGAAGGTGCGGGCGCCGTTCGCCAAGGATCTGGCGCGCGTCGTCGGCAAGACCGATTCGCTGTTGTATCGCCGCGGCAATTTCAACGGCACCTTCGACGATCTGATCTGCAACGCGATGCTGCAACAGCGCGACACCGAGATCGCGCTGTCGCCGGGCTTCCGCTGGGGCGGCACGCTGCTGCCGGAGGACGACATCACCTGGGAGGC from Rhodopseudomonas sp. BAL398 encodes the following:
- the soxZ gene encoding thiosulfate oxidation carrier complex protein SoxZ, yielding MANAPTPRVRVPAQAKPGEVIEIKTLISHEMESGQRKDASGKVVPRKIINTFTAEFNGKQFFEADWNPAISANPYQSFYYKAAETGEFTFTWKDDDGSNYVAKKKMTVA
- the soxB gene encoding thiosulfohydrolase SoxB — encoded protein: MISRREFLQATAAASALTLGSGLGQLGQVAAQQRLTQADITRFDPLGTVTILHVTDIHAQLVPLHFREPSVNLGVGDAKGQPPHLTDAAFREYFKIATGSPDAFALTADDFVQLARNYGRMGGMDRIATLIGAVRAERGDGNVLLLDGGDSWQGSWSSLQTKGQDMIDVMSALKLDAMTGHWEFTYGADRVKQVADTAPFAFLAQNVRDAEWQEPVFEAKKIFERGGAKIAVIGQALPRTAVANPRWMFPNWEFGIREDDIQKQVDEARADGAAIVVLLSHNGFDVDRKLAGRVKGIDVILTGHTHDAMPGLIRVGDTMLVASGSHGKFVSRLDLAVKDNKVADIRFKLMPVFADAIKPDPEMAKLVEKVRAPFAKDLARVVGKTDSLLYRRGNFNGTFDDLICNAMLQQRDTEIALSPGFRWGGTLLPEDDITWEAITNATAITYPNCYRTEMTGAQLKNVLEDIADNIFHPDPYFQGGGDMVRTGGMGYAIDISKTMGSRISDLTHLKTGKPIDAARTYTVSGWASINQNTEGPPIWDVLSQHVAQAGPVKIEPNSAVKVTGV